DNA sequence from the Cohnella herbarum genome:
CGCTACCAGCTCCATAGGATTAAAAGGCTTCGTGATATAATCGTCGGCCCCTATATTGAGTCCCATAATTTTGTCCGTATTTTCCGATTTCGCGGAGAGCAAGACGATCGGGATATTCAGATGCTCGCGAATTTTGAAAGTCGTCTTGATACCATCCATCTGGGGCATCATGATATCCATGATAATAAGATGAATCGTTTCCATCTCTAGGACTGCGAGAGCCTCTACTCCGTTTGAAGCCGTAAATACAACGATGTCTTCGCTTGATAAGTAAATCGTCAGAGCCTCTAGAATCTCCGCTTCGTCATCCACGATCAGCACGTTATGTTTCGGCATTATTTTTCCACCTTACGATTTTCGTCGCTTTGTCCTTTTTTACGCCACTTTTTATTTTTCCTAGGCCGATTAGAAATATGCAGATCCATAAATGATGTTCGAATGGTTCGTTTAAACTGTCCATTTCGCTCGACAACTGCTTGGGACCGGTTTCTAGATCGGTATAAAATCCGTATACGCCGACCGAGCGGTTTAACAACATCATGAAAGCACTATTGTTTAACGAATGCACATAACTTTTCAACCCGATCTTGTGCAGGCGAAATACGAGAAACGGATCTAACAGCACCCTGGATACGGGCATCGCGACCGCGGAAAATCCTTTATTTTTCACGAATTCCACGATGGCGTCAGCCGATTGGCTAGACTGATAAGTAGAATAGATTTTGTTCGGAAAAGGGTAGATCTTCATTACGGCATCGTACATCTCCGGACTATAGATTTCGGGTATGATCCTTCGCAATAACGACGTATCGACACTCTGCACTTCATTCACCAAATACTCGAATTGCCTCCTCACCTTCTCTACTTTAGTTTCCTTGGTATCCGTAATCAAATAAAAGTCCGGATTTTCCCGCATCAAGCGAACGATATCCCTTACGCTCAGCGGTTCGTATTGGCCATAGATCAAAGTGCCTTTAAATTCCGCTAATGTGGATGCGCCGCCATTTCGATCTGGCAAACCGGGTTGATAATCGTCCGTCCAATCGTGCCGCGCGGCCAACTTCCCGTCTTTCGTCAGAATGAGATCGACCTCGAACAATCGGTATCCTCTATCGTAATTGGCTTGGAATGCCTCGTAAGAGTTCGTGTATTTTACGCCGTCAATGCCTCCCATCGCATGGGCAATGAAGCGGTTGGCTTGCCAGCCATCCGCTGTGCCGACGGCAACTGCCCGTCCCCCGAAACCGATGGCCACCAAAACTAATAATACGCCTATACATATCCGACTCGCTATTTTCATGCTTACTTCTCCTCTTTCGTCATTCATAGAACCCATGTTAACGGGTGTCTATGAATAAGCAGGGGAGAAAAAACGAAAGAAACTTTAAAGATTAGCTTGTCAGTTAACCGGTACCTGATCCCGCAAAATCAAAAAGCCGCGATTTACGCGACTTGTTAAGGGACTATTTATTAGGTTCTGTTTTCCTATTTCCGCCAAAAGGTTGAACAGTCTGCCTTGTCCAACATATTGAATTCGATCATTTTCTCAAGTAATGAGAAATCAACCGGACTATCCCACCGTATACGTAGCAGTTCCTTGGTGTGATCATAACCAGCCTGCACGATTTCATCGGAAAAACGATTAATTCCCGCCCTTTCAGGGGAAACAGCCAAATGTTGTTTGGATACGCTAAAGCCAATAATAAAGGTATCGTGATCGGTAAACATAGGCTGATTCCACGCAATTTTCGGCACTAAGCTCGGAAATTTCTTAGTTACCCAATCCATAACCTCTTCCGTTCGGGCACGATGTTGCGGATTATCGATACGCGCGAAATATTCTCCAAAAACTTCCACATTATTCCCTCCTCATAAGGTTAAACTTTTCGTCCCCTAATCACTCATTCGAATTCATTATTAACTAATACCCGTAAAAAGCATCCTTTTTGATGTTCTTTTTTGAAATATTATGACTTTGTAAATAGCCGGATATGGAATCTACCATTGCCTTCGGTCCTGCGATGAAGTAACTACCATTGTTTGAATATACATCGTTAAACTTATCGATTTCCTGATGTAAGTCGTCCCTTGAATCCAGATAAGCGACGCTTATTGAAGTTTTGTCAGCCAGTTCATCAAGTTCATCTTTGTAGAGATAAGACTTTTTGCCATCAAGATAAAGAAGTTTTCTTTGTTTTCCGTCTTCGCTTCCTTCTGACTCTATTTGTTTTAGGATCGAACGAAACGGAGTAATTCCGATTCCGCCTGCGATCAGAAGCGAAGGACTGTTATCTTGTAGACAAAAAGACCCTACAGGCCCGCTCATTTTAACTTTCATTCCCTCCTGTAATTCTAATAGCGCTTTCTTAAAATCGCTTGGGTTATTACGGATACGCGTTGTTATTTTAACAATCTTTTCCGTAGGAGCAGATGCCATGCTAAATGGCTTTGTAACATTTTTGATGTTCTTATGAGTAATGCTAAACAAACCATATTGCCCTGCTGTCCAAGTTAAATCTTTATCTTTTTCAAATAAAAAAGAATATACATCTTCCGATTCTTTGCGGCTTTCTAAAAATAATAATTCTCTCTTTTTGAATATTGCGAAAGCATCCTTGAAAAAACTCATTTCCCCAGCTCCCAACTTTATAAAATGAACTAACTTCTAATTGGACACCATTTAGTGTTGTTTTAATTTTAGGTCACCATTTGGTGTCGCGTCAACAATTTTTTTAACTTTACACAATAAATTCCAATGGACAATTATCGCGTAAACATCCACCAATTTAGCTACCTAACCGCACTAAATATGTCATCGAACAATATTATTCTTAAGCTAACGAAGAAAAGAGGAACTGCAAAATGCAGGTTCCTCCACCTTAGATTAATATTCGCAAAGTACGATTTTCGTTTTACGTTCTTGCGTGAGAATCATTCGTAAATAAATATTTGATGCAATACAACCCGCAAATTCCAACCAAGAAATACACGATTCGGCTAATCATTGAAGATTCACGATGAGAATCCCCTCCTAGCAACGCGGTGACCAAGTCCCATTCAAATAAACCGACGAGGAGCCAATTAACCGCTCCGATAATCACTAGCACCAACGCAACTTTACCCATAACTTACCACCCTCTTCAATCAATATCTTACAATTAACAATATGCGTATTTTTTATGACATCCATACCTAGGAATCAATAAATTCTAAGGGGTAAAACGGAATCCAGATGGATTTCGTTTTACCCCCTTGTTTTGTTGCACCTATTACTAAGTTTGGAGCATGGAAAGCAATTGATCTCGGTTCGTGATTTCCCCAATGCCGACTTGACGAAGCTTTCCATTGGCATCGATTACGAAAGTGGCAGGTAGGCCGACTATTCGATAGAGCGTTGAGACTTTCCCCGTCGCATCGATGATGACAGGGAAAGATATG
Encoded proteins:
- a CDS encoding phosphatidylinositol-specific phospholipase C/glycerophosphodiester phosphodiesterase family protein, coding for MKIASRICIGVLLVLVAIGFGGRAVAVGTADGWQANRFIAHAMGGIDGVKYTNSYEAFQANYDRGYRLFEVDLILTKDGKLAARHDWTDDYQPGLPDRNGGASTLAEFKGTLIYGQYEPLSVRDIVRLMRENPDFYLITDTKETKVEKVRRQFEYLVNEVQSVDTSLLRRIIPEIYSPEMYDAVMKIYPFPNKIYSTYQSSQSADAIVEFVKNKGFSAVAMPVSRVLLDPFLVFRLHKIGLKSYVHSLNNSAFMMLLNRSVGVYGFYTDLETGPKQLSSEMDSLNEPFEHHLWICIFLIGLGKIKSGVKKDKATKIVRWKNNAET
- a CDS encoding FAD-dependent oxidoreductase is translated as MSFFKDAFAIFKKRELLFLESRKESEDVYSFLFEKDKDLTWTAGQYGLFSITHKNIKNVTKPFSMASAPTEKIVKITTRIRNNPSDFKKALLELQEGMKVKMSGPVGSFCLQDNSPSLLIAGGIGITPFRSILKQIESEGSEDGKQRKLLYLDGKKSYLYKDELDELADKTSISVAYLDSRDDLHQEIDKFNDVYSNNGSYFIAGPKAMVDSISGYLQSHNISKKNIKKDAFYGY
- a CDS encoding DUF378 domain-containing protein, which encodes MGKVALVLVIIGAVNWLLVGLFEWDLVTALLGGDSHRESSMISRIVYFLVGICGLYCIKYLFTNDSHART
- a CDS encoding iron chaperone yields the protein MEVFGEYFARIDNPQHRARTEEVMDWVTKKFPSLVPKIAWNQPMFTDHDTFIIGFSVSKQHLAVSPERAGINRFSDEIVQAGYDHTKELLRIRWDSPVDFSLLEKMIEFNMLDKADCSTFWRK